One genomic region from Paraburkholderia azotifigens encodes:
- a CDS encoding M20 aminoacylase family protein produces MNTMVIPAGIAGLEEEMIALRRRIHAHPELAYEEHVTGDLVAEKLTEWGYTVTRGLGKTGVIGQLKAGSGTRKLGLRADMDALPIHEQTGLPYASRLPGKMHACGHDGHTAMLLAAAKHLAQERSFDGTLNLIFQPAEEGLAGAKKMIEDGLFERFPCDAVFAMHNMPGFPTGKFGFLPGSFMASSDTVMIKVLGRGGHGAVPHKAVDPVVVCAQIVLALQTIVSRNVGPLDMAIITVGAIHAGEAPNVIPESAEMRLSVRALKPEVRNYLETRIQDVVHAQAAVYNARAEIDYQRRYPVLVNDTQMTAFATQIARDWVGDDGLIANMQPLTGSEDFAFMLERCAGAYLIIGNGDGEGGCMVHNPGYDFNDDCLATGAAYWVRLAQAFLV; encoded by the coding sequence GTGAACACGATGGTCATCCCCGCCGGCATCGCCGGTCTCGAAGAAGAAATGATTGCGCTGCGCCGCCGCATTCATGCGCATCCCGAGCTGGCGTACGAAGAGCACGTGACGGGCGATCTGGTCGCGGAGAAGCTCACCGAATGGGGCTACACCGTCACGCGCGGGCTCGGCAAGACGGGTGTCATCGGGCAACTGAAAGCAGGCAGCGGCACGCGCAAGCTGGGCCTGCGCGCCGACATGGACGCGCTGCCCATTCACGAACAGACGGGGCTGCCGTACGCAAGCAGGCTGCCCGGCAAGATGCACGCATGCGGCCACGACGGCCACACGGCGATGCTGCTCGCAGCAGCGAAGCATCTTGCGCAGGAGCGTTCGTTCGACGGCACGTTGAACCTGATTTTCCAGCCTGCGGAAGAGGGCCTTGCGGGCGCGAAGAAAATGATCGAAGACGGGCTGTTTGAGCGCTTCCCGTGCGACGCCGTGTTCGCGATGCACAACATGCCTGGTTTCCCGACGGGCAAGTTCGGCTTTTTGCCGGGCTCGTTCATGGCATCGTCGGATACCGTGATGATCAAGGTGCTGGGACGCGGCGGCCACGGTGCGGTACCGCACAAGGCCGTCGATCCCGTCGTCGTCTGCGCGCAGATCGTGCTCGCATTGCAGACCATCGTGTCGCGCAACGTCGGGCCGCTCGACATGGCGATCATCACGGTCGGCGCGATTCACGCGGGCGAAGCGCCCAACGTGATTCCGGAGTCGGCGGAAATGCGTCTCTCAGTGCGCGCGCTGAAACCCGAGGTGCGAAATTATCTGGAGACGCGCATTCAGGACGTGGTGCACGCGCAAGCGGCCGTGTACAACGCGCGCGCCGAGATCGACTATCAGCGGCGCTACCCTGTGCTTGTCAACGACACGCAAATGACCGCGTTCGCGACGCAGATCGCGCGCGACTGGGTCGGCGACGATGGTCTGATCGCGAACATGCAGCCGCTGACGGGCAGTGAAGACTTCGCGTTCATGCTCGAGCGATGTGCGGGCGCCTATCTGATCATCGGCAACGGGGACGGCGAGGGCGGCTGCATGGTGCACAACCCGGGCTACGATTTCAACGACGATTGCCTTGCGACGGGGGCTGCCTACTGGGTGCGTCTCGCGCAGGCGTTTCTCGTCTGA
- a CDS encoding MFS transporter encodes MTYTAASTSTPDDSVSTGAAQPQRASHAKAIAAITLGNGLEFFDFTIYSFFATIVGKLYFPVEGQLTQLMLAVGTFGVGFIMRPVGGVVLGAYADRAGRKAAMSLTLWLMTLGSAIIAFAPTYVSIGLAAPALIILARLIQGFALGGEIGASTSLLMEYGSDGTRGFYGSWQFVSQGLNTVVGSLLGVALAAMLSTHALESWGWRVPFVIGMAMGPIGVYIRRHLDETLPMPASASSGDAIVLEAAAVARPVREIFGTHLRSIVTGVVTTIGGTAANYIVLFYLSTYAIRILHLPMSLALWASWTAAFVTVICSPFAGSLSDRYGRKRVLWISRVLLIAAVYPAFMIINAVPTVAVLLGVVAVLGVLVAFTAVPNIVMLPEMFPREIRATGMSIVYCLGVSIFGGFAQFFATWLIQLSGSTLAPAWYLIGCGLVSLLALPFVRETAGRPID; translated from the coding sequence ATGACTTACACAGCCGCATCGACATCCACGCCGGACGACAGCGTATCGACGGGCGCCGCGCAGCCGCAGCGAGCGAGCCACGCGAAAGCGATCGCCGCGATCACGCTCGGCAACGGCCTCGAATTCTTCGACTTCACGATCTACAGCTTCTTCGCGACGATCGTCGGCAAGCTGTACTTCCCGGTGGAGGGGCAACTCACTCAACTGATGCTCGCCGTCGGCACGTTCGGTGTCGGCTTCATCATGCGACCCGTGGGCGGCGTGGTGCTTGGCGCCTATGCTGACCGCGCGGGCCGCAAGGCGGCGATGAGCCTCACGCTGTGGCTGATGACGCTCGGCTCGGCGATCATCGCGTTCGCGCCGACGTATGTGTCGATCGGGCTCGCTGCGCCTGCGCTGATCATCCTTGCGCGGCTGATTCAGGGCTTTGCGCTGGGCGGCGAGATCGGCGCATCGACGTCGCTGCTGATGGAGTACGGCAGCGACGGCACGCGCGGTTTCTACGGCAGCTGGCAGTTCGTGAGCCAGGGATTAAACACGGTGGTCGGCTCGCTGCTAGGTGTCGCACTGGCCGCGATGCTGTCGACGCATGCGCTCGAAAGCTGGGGCTGGCGCGTGCCGTTCGTGATCGGCATGGCGATGGGGCCGATCGGCGTGTATATCCGGCGGCATCTCGACGAAACGCTGCCGATGCCTGCGTCGGCTTCATCCGGTGATGCCATCGTGCTCGAAGCCGCGGCCGTTGCGAGGCCTGTGCGCGAAATTTTCGGCACGCATCTGCGTTCGATCGTGACGGGCGTGGTGACGACGATCGGCGGTACGGCGGCGAACTACATCGTGCTGTTTTATCTGTCGACGTATGCGATCAGGATTCTGCATCTGCCGATGTCGCTGGCTTTGTGGGCGTCCTGGACGGCGGCGTTCGTCACGGTGATCTGTTCGCCGTTTGCGGGTTCGTTGTCGGATCGGTATGGGCGCAAGCGCGTGCTGTGGATCTCGCGTGTGTTGTTGATTGCGGCTGTGTATCCCGCGTTTATGATTATCAATGCTGTGCCGACTGTGGCTGTACTGCTTGGTGTGGTTGCCGTGCTCGGTGTGCTCGTGGCGTTTACGGCTGTGCCTAATATCGTGATGTTGCCGGAGATGTTTCCGCGTGAGATTCGCGCGACGGGAATGTCGATTGTGTATTGCCTCGGCGTGTCGATTTTTGGCGGGTTTGCGCAGTTCTTTGCTACGTGGTTGATTCAGCTTTCCGGGAGTACGCTTGCGCCGGCCTGGTATCTGATTGGATGTGGTCTGGTTTCTCTTTTGGCTCTGCCGTTTGTTCGTGAAACTGCTGGGCGGCCTATTGATTAA
- a CDS encoding IS5 family transposase: MTQLGLGLDLSTKRTRKREFLDEMTRVVPWQKLIALIEPHYPKGKTGRPPFPVATMLRIHFLQQWFSLSDPAMEEALHDIPLYREFALLGTGMTRLPDESTILRFRHLLEAHELSARMLATVNEILQAKGLMLKVGSAVDATLISAPSSTKKAGTRDPEMSQTQKGGSWYFGMKAHIGVDVESGLVHTVKCTPANVHDITVAHELLHGDEQVAFADAGYVGIEKRGETGAVQWHVAMRPSKRRKLDKSKRLDRIYEKVERLKAGVRAKVEHPFRVLKCQFGYLKARYRGLAKNTAQIETQFALINLWLARGVLGKAK; encoded by the coding sequence ATGACACAACTTGGTCTTGGTCTGGATCTGTCGACGAAGCGCACTCGCAAGCGCGAGTTTCTCGATGAGATGACGCGCGTGGTGCCGTGGCAGAAGCTGATTGCGCTCATCGAACCGCACTATCCGAAAGGCAAGACCGGCCGCCCACCGTTCCCAGTCGCAACGATGTTGCGCATTCACTTCCTGCAGCAATGGTTCAGCCTCTCGGACCCGGCGATGGAGGAGGCGCTGCACGACATACCGCTGTACCGGGAGTTCGCGCTGCTGGGCACGGGTATGACGCGGCTGCCTGACGAGAGCACGATCCTGCGATTCCGGCACCTGCTTGAGGCCCATGAGCTGTCGGCCAGAATGCTGGCGACGGTCAACGAGATCCTGCAGGCGAAGGGCCTGATGCTCAAGGTGGGCTCGGCGGTCGACGCAACGCTGATTTCGGCACCCAGTTCGACGAAGAAGGCTGGCACGCGAGACCCCGAGATGAGCCAGACGCAAAAGGGCGGCAGCTGGTACTTCGGTATGAAGGCGCACATCGGAGTCGATGTGGAGTCGGGGCTGGTGCATACCGTCAAGTGCACGCCGGCAAATGTTCACGACATCACGGTGGCGCATGAACTGTTGCACGGCGACGAGCAGGTTGCGTTTGCCGATGCGGGCTACGTGGGCATCGAGAAGCGAGGCGAAACGGGTGCCGTCCAGTGGCACGTGGCGATGAGGCCGAGCAAGCGAAGAAAGCTGGACAAAAGCAAGCGGCTCGACAGAATCTACGAGAAAGTCGAGCGGCTCAAGGCGGGCGTGCGGGCGAAGGTTGAGCACCCGTTTCGGGTGCTCAAATGTCAGTTCGGCTATCTGAAGGCGCGGTATCGGGGACTGGCGAAAAACACGGCGCAGATCGAAACGCAGTTCGCGCTGATCAATCTCTGGCTGGCTCGCGGGGTGCTCGGTAAAGCGAAATGA
- a CDS encoding MFS transporter gives MTSRSMVNARSLRALDWLNFFVANVQTGFGPFIASYLATHKWTQGEIGLALSVGTISAMVSQVPGGAAVDALRNKKGAAAWAIIAIILSAVLLAASPTVLPVMAAEVFHGFASCMLVPAMAAISFALVGRQDLGDRLGRNARWASIGSAVAAGLMGLFGEYFSARAVFWLTAALAAPALIALSMITMPEQHRVPAHEPVKKEHDDAEEKESIFELLRDRRMLIFAACVVLFHLSNAAMLNLAAGEVTAGMGDNVQLVIAACIIVPQAIVAMLSPWVGRTAERWGRRPILLLGFSALPLRALLFAGVSSPYLLVPVQMLDGLSAAVFGVMLPLIAADVAGGKGRYNLTIGLFGLAAGIGATLSTAVAGFIADRFGSAISFFGLAGAGALAVLLVWAAMPETRDAGRLQGKPAASDDRGGLKRVE, from the coding sequence ATGACGAGCCGTTCCATGGTCAACGCACGCAGTCTCCGCGCCCTCGACTGGCTCAACTTCTTCGTCGCCAACGTGCAGACGGGATTTGGGCCGTTCATTGCTTCCTACCTCGCGACCCACAAGTGGACGCAAGGCGAAATCGGACTCGCCCTTTCCGTCGGCACGATCAGCGCGATGGTGAGCCAGGTGCCGGGCGGCGCCGCCGTCGATGCGCTGCGCAACAAGAAAGGGGCCGCCGCCTGGGCGATCATCGCGATCATTCTGAGCGCCGTGCTGCTTGCGGCGAGCCCGACCGTGCTGCCCGTGATGGCCGCCGAGGTCTTCCACGGTTTTGCGAGCTGCATGCTCGTGCCCGCGATGGCGGCGATCTCGTTCGCGCTTGTCGGCCGCCAGGATCTCGGCGACCGGCTGGGGCGCAATGCGCGGTGGGCGTCGATCGGCAGCGCGGTCGCGGCCGGTCTGATGGGCCTGTTCGGCGAATACTTCTCGGCGCGCGCGGTGTTCTGGCTGACGGCGGCGCTGGCGGCGCCTGCGCTGATCGCGTTGTCGATGATCACGATGCCCGAGCAACATCGCGTCCCCGCGCACGAGCCCGTGAAGAAAGAGCATGACGATGCCGAAGAGAAGGAGTCGATCTTCGAACTGCTGCGCGACCGGCGCATGCTGATTTTCGCGGCGTGTGTGGTGCTGTTCCATTTGTCGAATGCGGCGATGCTGAACCTCGCGGCAGGCGAAGTGACGGCGGGCATGGGCGACAACGTGCAGCTGGTGATCGCGGCCTGCATCATCGTGCCGCAGGCGATCGTCGCGATGCTGTCGCCGTGGGTGGGACGCACGGCGGAACGCTGGGGACGCCGGCCGATCCTGCTGCTCGGGTTTTCTGCGCTGCCGTTGCGCGCGCTGCTGTTTGCGGGCGTGAGCAGCCCGTATCTGCTTGTGCCCGTGCAGATGCTCGACGGGTTGAGCGCTGCCGTGTTCGGCGTGATGCTGCCGTTGATTGCCGCCGATGTGGCGGGTGGCAAGGGGCGTTACAACCTCACTATCGGATTGTTTGGCCTCGCGGCTGGGATTGGGGCGACTTTGTCTACGGCTGTTGCCGGGTTTATTGCCGACCGGTTCGGCAGTGCCATTAGCTTTTTTGGGCTCGCTGGTGCGGGGGCGCTTGCTGTGCTGCTGGTTTGGGCTGCCATGCCTGAGACGCGGGATGCGGGTCGTTTGCAGGGGAAGCCTGCAGCCAGTGATGATCGCGGTGGGTTGAAGCGGGTTGAATGA